A window of Cohnella herbarum contains these coding sequences:
- a CDS encoding helix-turn-helix domain-containing protein — protein MFAKRLKQLRKNRKLTMQEVADFVGVAKSTYAGYESGYRQPTIESIQTISRKLRTSADYLLGLTDYPEPPTELNHNAKEYLNYEQLHWDGVPLEKDDLDLIRNLLERVLRDRNLPKE, from the coding sequence ATGTTCGCCAAACGACTTAAGCAGCTGCGAAAAAATAGAAAGTTAACGATGCAGGAAGTGGCCGATTTCGTAGGCGTTGCCAAAAGCACGTATGCAGGGTATGAATCCGGGTACCGGCAACCGACGATCGAATCGATCCAAACGATATCCAGAAAGCTGCGCACTTCGGCGGATTATCTTCTAGGACTTACCGATTATCCGGAGCCGCCGACCGAACTTAATCATAACGCCAAGGAATACTTGAATTACGAACAGCTTCATTGGGATGGGGTTCCTTTGGAAAAGGACGACCTCGATTTGATTCGCAATTTGCTCGAACGCGTGCTTCGCGACCGCAATCTTCCAAAAGAATGA
- a CDS encoding S-layer homology domain-containing protein, protein MNLFVKTKKLWMLTLILCMIGSIFTYTAEASAIRNTLSQPPWKEVPSQPSPGPSARFASAMAYDEDTGKTVLFGGADINYDVLNDTWVWDGEKWTDATPADPNDSPVPSEYSEMAYAGPGKGVLLFGGENRDIYNKTWLWDGTKWNDLTPADTSVNYPPARFEFSMVYIGDGEVLLYGGFNDVSAALYDTWIWNGTSWREVTPADPDDSPITSWRTSMAYDEKNDEVVLFGGYTLDSPPLSNKTWIWDGMKWNLRSPAASPPPRVFASMVYDSNIEKVILVGGEATYVPKDDVWFWDGADWTEQPEANIPELSLSNMVFDSRKGQSVLFSGYNDIYLFETTWTHRISEISDVNMTSLSNAENRVTDWSVEFKTGRYGNLTGQTDTITIQAPAGTILPSSNTDYAIDGVSALSVTQSASNEATITFSQNISANTNVTVAMNGVANPPADNYASNEFAVATSQDIAWTSASDGMVFLVPDRVELGATPTTVTVGGSSSVTGVVYDRKNIPVSGIDISLTATSGTIGSPSVTTDANGRFSTNFTASSDPGTVTITAADIANPSFTATATVQVNRAIPVPDHIQLNATPSAITVGGSVTLSGIVYDSQALPVAGVVVDLTATSGTIGSPSVTTDANGRFSITFTASAVPGTVTITATDIANPSVTATVSVQVNNRSNGGNSGGSGPSSSPLTSTNGKLTVPPGKSGTVSLGDEVTVTIPANVSSKELQITIEKVANSELPANKYLPLSSAYEISKNIPEDFSKPATITIAFNSSSLKDEQKPVVFYFDEKKKEWVEVGDGRVVGTRISVESNHLGTFAVFGVPRKKDEPTPEKTFNDIAGNWAESRIKQAINLGLVKGYPDGSFKPNHTVTRAEFAVMLMNALKPRNDGAALTFKDASKIGDWARTAIAQAVQADIITGFTDGNFRPDAEITRSEIATMIARALRLTSDQSVTGFADEGKIPTWAKRGVSAMKKQGLMQGKGNNNFFPDDAATRAEVVTVLIKMLQQTPPGKPTN, encoded by the coding sequence ATGAATCTGTTCGTAAAGACGAAGAAATTGTGGATGTTGACGTTAATTTTATGCATGATCGGATCGATTTTCACTTATACGGCGGAGGCCTCGGCAATAAGAAATACGTTAAGTCAGCCTCCATGGAAGGAAGTGCCCTCACAGCCGTCCCCCGGACCGAGCGCGCGATTTGCATCGGCCATGGCTTATGACGAAGATACCGGGAAAACCGTGCTTTTCGGCGGAGCGGACATTAACTATGATGTTTTGAACGATACTTGGGTTTGGGATGGGGAAAAATGGACGGACGCGACGCCGGCCGATCCGAACGATTCTCCGGTACCGAGCGAGTATAGCGAAATGGCTTATGCGGGCCCGGGAAAAGGAGTGCTTCTATTCGGCGGGGAAAACAGAGATATCTACAACAAAACATGGCTATGGGATGGAACGAAATGGAACGATCTCACGCCGGCGGATACTAGCGTGAACTACCCTCCCGCGCGTTTTGAATTCAGCATGGTTTACATCGGGGATGGCGAGGTTCTTCTCTATGGCGGGTTCAATGATGTTAGCGCAGCTTTGTATGATACATGGATATGGAACGGAACCAGTTGGCGAGAAGTGACGCCGGCCGATCCTGACGATTCTCCGATAACAAGTTGGCGAACAAGCATGGCTTACGATGAGAAAAACGACGAAGTGGTTTTGTTCGGCGGGTATACGCTTGATTCTCCACCCCTCTCCAATAAAACTTGGATCTGGGACGGTATGAAATGGAATCTCCGATCTCCTGCCGCTTCCCCTCCTCCGCGCGTTTTCGCGAGCATGGTCTACGATTCGAACATCGAGAAAGTGATTCTCGTAGGCGGAGAGGCTACTTACGTGCCTAAAGATGACGTGTGGTTCTGGGATGGAGCGGACTGGACGGAGCAGCCGGAAGCGAATATACCCGAGCTCAGTCTTTCCAATATGGTCTTCGATAGCCGGAAGGGTCAGTCGGTCCTCTTCAGCGGCTACAATGACATCTACTTATTCGAAACCACTTGGACGCACCGAATTTCCGAAATATCCGACGTGAATATGACTTCCTTATCGAACGCGGAAAATAGAGTGACGGATTGGTCCGTTGAATTTAAGACCGGCAGATACGGGAATTTAACGGGCCAAACGGACACCATTACCATTCAAGCTCCAGCAGGTACGATCCTGCCCTCTTCAAATACGGATTATGCTATCGACGGCGTATCCGCCTTGTCAGTAACTCAGTCAGCCTCCAACGAGGCGACGATTACTTTTTCGCAAAACATATCCGCAAATACGAACGTAACCGTTGCGATGAACGGCGTCGCCAATCCTCCTGCGGACAATTACGCTTCGAATGAGTTCGCCGTGGCAACGAGCCAGGATATCGCGTGGACTTCCGCTTCGGACGGAATGGTTTTCCTTGTTCCCGACCGCGTCGAACTTGGAGCGACACCAACAACGGTAACGGTAGGCGGCAGTTCATCGGTAACCGGAGTCGTTTACGATAGAAAGAACATTCCGGTATCCGGGATCGATATCAGCTTAACGGCTACATCGGGAACCATCGGATCTCCAAGCGTGACTACGGATGCGAACGGCCGATTTAGCACGAATTTCACGGCCTCCTCCGATCCCGGAACGGTGACGATTACGGCGGCGGACATCGCGAATCCTTCGTTTACAGCGACGGCTACCGTCCAAGTGAATAGGGCTATTCCGGTTCCCGATCATATCCAGCTTAACGCGACGCCTTCCGCGATAACGGTCGGCGGAAGCGTAACCCTCAGTGGAATCGTTTATGACAGCCAAGCTTTGCCGGTTGCCGGCGTTGTTGTCGACTTGACGGCTACTTCGGGAACCATCGGATCTCCTAGCGTCACAACGGATGCGAACGGCCGATTCAGCATCACTTTCACGGCCTCCGCCGTTCCCGGAACGGTGACGATTACAGCCACGGACATCGCGAATCCTTCCGTTACGGCGACGGTTTCCGTTCAAGTGAATAACCGTTCGAACGGCGGAAATTCAGGCGGAAGCGGACCATCAAGCTCTCCGCTGACCTCTACCAACGGTAAATTAACCGTTCCTCCGGGTAAATCTGGTACGGTTAGTTTGGGGGATGAAGTTACGGTCACTATTCCGGCAAATGTTTCATCTAAAGAACTTCAGATCACAATTGAAAAAGTAGCCAATTCTGAGCTCCCGGCCAATAAATACCTTCCGCTTTCATCGGCCTACGAGATTTCGAAGAACATTCCGGAGGATTTCTCGAAACCGGCCACGATCACGATCGCATTTAATTCCTCGAGCTTAAAAGACGAGCAAAAGCCGGTCGTATTCTACTTTGACGAGAAGAAGAAGGAATGGGTGGAAGTCGGCGACGGTCGAGTCGTCGGGACGCGGATCTCCGTTGAGAGCAATCATTTGGGTACGTTTGCCGTATTCGGCGTACCTCGGAAGAAAGACGAACCGACGCCGGAAAAGACTTTCAACGACATTGCCGGAAATTGGGCTGAGTCCCGCATCAAACAAGCGATTAACTTGGGGTTGGTCAAAGGATACCCGGACGGATCGTTTAAGCCTAATCATACCGTGACGCGCGCGGAGTTCGCGGTTATGTTAATGAACGCGTTAAAGCCTCGGAATGACGGAGCGGCGTTGACGTTCAAGGACGCTTCGAAGATCGGAGATTGGGCACGGACAGCTATCGCGCAAGCTGTGCAAGCCGATATCATCACCGGCTTTACGGATGGCAACTTCCGTCCGGACGCGGAAATTACGCGATCGGAGATTGCAACGATGATCGCGAGGGCTTTGCGCCTCACGTCCGATCAAAGCGTAACCGGCTTCGCGGATGAAGGCAAGATTCCGACATGGGCTAAACGCGGGGTGTCCGCGATGAAGAAACAGGGACTTATGCAAGGCAAAGGCAACAATAACTTCTTTCCAGACGACGCGGCAACAAGAGCCGAGGTGGTAACGGTATTGATCAAAATGTTGCAACAGACGCCGCCAGGGAAACCGACTAATTAG
- a CDS encoding YigZ family protein codes for MLARFATVRQFGSDEIVIKKSRFIGHAKPVETEAEAVAFIEELKKKYWDATHNCSAYLIGERDQYQKALDDGEPSGTAGKPILEVIKNRGLKNVVVVVTRYFGGIMLGAGGLVRAYTDGAVVGIDAADPIVKVLHREVRVDVDYTWYGKLENELRGRGYRVGEVSFTDRVLVKCLPEIGEAERFQAWITDITQGQAEISLGDEQYFIEGE; via the coding sequence ATGCTTGCACGATTTGCAACAGTGAGACAGTTCGGTTCCGACGAGATCGTCATTAAGAAATCGCGCTTCATCGGACACGCGAAACCGGTGGAGACCGAAGCTGAGGCGGTTGCCTTCATAGAAGAACTTAAGAAAAAATATTGGGATGCTACGCATAACTGCTCCGCGTACTTGATCGGAGAGCGCGACCAGTATCAGAAAGCGCTGGATGATGGGGAACCTAGCGGTACGGCGGGCAAACCGATTCTGGAAGTGATCAAAAACCGCGGTTTGAAAAACGTGGTCGTCGTCGTAACCCGTTATTTCGGCGGAATTATGCTGGGAGCGGGCGGATTGGTGCGCGCATACACGGACGGCGCCGTTGTCGGTATCGATGCCGCCGATCCGATCGTAAAAGTATTGCACCGCGAAGTGAGGGTGGATGTGGACTATACGTGGTATGGAAAGTTGGAAAACGAGCTGAGGGGGAGGGGCTACCGAGTCGGCGAGGTTTCATTTACCGACCGGGTACTGGTGAAATGTTTGCCTGAGATAGGAGAGGCCGAGCGATTCCAAGCTTGGATTACGGATATCACCCAGGGACAGGCCGAGATTTCGCTTGGCGACGAACAGTATTTTATCGAGGGCGAGTAA
- a CDS encoding secondary thiamine-phosphate synthase enzyme YjbQ: MLSKETLRTTRRDEMIDITRQIAACLARQGMEEGVVVVYCPHTTAGIAINENADPDVKHDVLMRLDEVYPWNHPKYRHAEGNTASHLKAITTGTSQTIIVSEGRMLLGRWQGIYFCEFDGPRQREYYVKLVEG, translated from the coding sequence ATGCTGTCCAAGGAAACGCTGCGAACGACGCGACGCGACGAAATGATCGACATCACGAGGCAAATCGCCGCTTGCTTAGCTAGACAAGGGATGGAGGAAGGAGTCGTCGTCGTGTACTGTCCGCATACGACCGCCGGAATCGCCATTAACGAGAACGCGGATCCGGATGTGAAACACGACGTTTTGATGCGGCTGGACGAAGTGTACCCGTGGAATCATCCGAAGTACAGACATGCGGAAGGCAATACGGCTTCGCATCTTAAAGCCATCACGACCGGCACGTCGCAGACGATCATCGTATCGGAAGGCAGGATGCTGCTCGGTCGCTGGCAGGGCATTTACTTCTGCGAATTCGACGGTCCGCGTCAGCGGGAGTACTACGTGAAGCTAGTCGAAGGTTAA
- the cysT gene encoding sulfate ABC transporter permease subunit CysT, translated as MLQGRWWGWGFRSAVMLYFVVLIILPILGIYGQSLSAGWSTFMDNIMEPLAWKAVLLTIKLALISTVINMLVGTMSAWVLIRYQFPGRRLLNSLVDLPFALPTAVAGLMILLLLGPHSFVGEWAEKLGFTILFHQPAIIIAMVFVTFPFVIRAVQPLLEEMDSSEEEAAYTLGATKAATFWKVILPNMLPGILSGAMLAFSRALAEFGAVVLVAGNIPGKTLIASVYIFGEIESDNEIGATAVSVLLLTFSFLILWTVNYVQMRRKNG; from the coding sequence ATGTTGCAGGGTCGCTGGTGGGGTTGGGGTTTTCGCAGCGCCGTCATGCTTTATTTCGTCGTATTGATTATTTTACCTATTCTAGGCATTTACGGTCAATCTTTGTCCGCGGGCTGGTCGACTTTCATGGATAACATCATGGAGCCGTTAGCTTGGAAAGCGGTCCTGCTTACGATCAAGCTGGCGTTAATCTCTACCGTGATTAACATGCTAGTCGGGACGATGTCGGCATGGGTACTTATCCGGTACCAGTTTCCGGGACGACGCCTTCTGAACAGCTTGGTAGACTTGCCGTTCGCTCTTCCGACGGCGGTAGCCGGTCTCATGATTTTATTGCTGCTAGGGCCGCACAGCTTCGTGGGCGAATGGGCGGAGAAGCTCGGGTTCACGATCTTATTTCATCAACCCGCCATTATTATCGCGATGGTATTCGTAACGTTTCCTTTTGTCATCCGCGCCGTTCAGCCTTTGTTGGAAGAGATGGACTCTTCGGAGGAAGAAGCTGCGTATACGCTGGGAGCCACGAAAGCGGCAACCTTCTGGAAGGTTATTCTGCCGAATATGCTTCCCGGCATATTAAGCGGAGCGATGCTCGCTTTCTCCAGAGCGCTTGCGGAATTCGGAGCGGTCGTGCTCGTAGCGGGTAACATTCCCGGTAAAACCTTGATCGCTTCGGTATATATTTTCGGAGAAATCGAGAGCGACAACGAGATTGGAGCTACGGCGGTCAGCGTCTTGCTGTTAACCTTCTCCTTCCTGATCTTATGGACGGTAAATTACGTTCAGATGAGGAGGAAGAACGGATGA
- a CDS encoding sulfate ABC transporter permease subunit — translation MRRLWIGLTVAVFGLLLIVPVVRIAMGAFDAGWGGFATGMSRPETVHALYMTGLIVVIVTVINTMFGVMLSLYLVRATWLGNRIKQLLNSIVDLPFAVSPVIGGLMIVLLLGPETALGALFNKAGVDIVYALPGMIIATLFVTFPLVIREVMPVLQEIGSAQEEAASTLGASAWTTFWRVTWPSIQWSVVYGVVLTVARALGEFGAVLVVSGNILFKTQTATTLVYQDVENFNLTAANSIALVLAAGSVTLLLLMEWAKSRRGVH, via the coding sequence ATGAGACGCTTATGGATCGGTTTAACCGTTGCCGTATTCGGTTTGTTGCTTATCGTTCCCGTCGTAAGAATCGCGATGGGCGCATTCGACGCAGGCTGGGGCGGGTTCGCTACTGGAATGTCCAGGCCGGAAACGGTTCATGCTTTGTACATGACGGGTTTGATCGTCGTGATTGTTACCGTAATCAATACGATGTTCGGAGTCATGCTGTCCCTCTACTTAGTAAGGGCAACTTGGCTGGGCAATCGGATTAAGCAACTTCTAAATAGCATCGTCGATCTGCCGTTCGCGGTATCGCCCGTTATCGGGGGATTGATGATCGTGCTTCTTCTGGGGCCGGAAACGGCATTGGGGGCATTGTTTAACAAAGCCGGAGTAGACATCGTATATGCATTGCCCGGAATGATTATCGCGACCTTGTTCGTTACGTTCCCGCTCGTTATCCGCGAGGTCATGCCGGTGTTGCAAGAGATCGGAAGCGCTCAGGAAGAAGCGGCATCTACGCTCGGAGCGAGCGCGTGGACGACGTTCTGGCGCGTAACTTGGCCTTCGATTCAATGGAGCGTCGTGTACGGCGTCGTACTCACGGTGGCGCGCGCATTGGGCGAATTCGGAGCGGTGCTTGTCGTATCCGGCAATATTTTGTTCAAAACCCAAACGGCAACGACGCTTGTCTATCAAGACGTCGAGAACTTTAATCTTACCGCGGCGAATTCCATCGCGTTAGTGTTGGCCGCGGGTTCGGTAACGTTACTGTTGCTCATGGAATGGGCCAAATCGAGAAGGGGAGTGCATTAA
- a CDS encoding sulfate/molybdate ABC transporter ATP-binding protein, producing MHIEVSGLNKKFGDFQAVSNVSFEIEKGQLIGLLGPSGGGKTSILRMLAGLESVDEGDILFHGKRVNDLPPQERGIGFVFQNYALFKHMTVEDNIAFGLEVKKWTKPKIKARVAELVELTGLSGFEKRYPHQLSGGQRQRVAFARALAPEPQLLLLDEPFAAIDAKIRHELRSWLRDMIDRLGITSIFVTHDQDEAIEVADQIMIINKGRLEQKGTPWEIYKNPQSPFVAGFIGESTIVDDVSSLHGFGNASDWPGTKALIRPEYVEVGKASDFKLLSATEKGSVRHVHFRGSEWLVEVVVGASRLVTYRSLEKEILHPGDEVQVLIHRAYLFNDNDSWVMENKLKEDPLPVHI from the coding sequence ATGCATATCGAGGTCAGCGGATTAAACAAGAAATTCGGCGATTTCCAAGCGGTTTCGAATGTGAGTTTCGAGATCGAAAAAGGCCAATTGATCGGCTTGCTAGGTCCGAGCGGTGGCGGCAAAACATCGATCCTTCGCATGTTGGCCGGTTTGGAATCCGTTGACGAAGGGGATATTCTGTTTCACGGCAAACGGGTGAACGATCTTCCCCCTCAAGAGAGAGGCATCGGGTTCGTGTTTCAGAACTATGCGCTGTTTAAGCATATGACCGTCGAGGATAATATCGCGTTCGGTTTGGAAGTAAAGAAATGGACTAAGCCCAAGATCAAAGCACGCGTAGCGGAGCTAGTCGAACTGACCGGACTTTCCGGCTTCGAGAAGCGGTATCCGCATCAGTTATCCGGCGGCCAACGGCAACGCGTCGCTTTCGCCCGCGCTTTGGCGCCCGAGCCGCAATTGCTGCTGCTCGACGAGCCCTTCGCAGCCATCGACGCCAAGATTCGCCATGAACTGCGCTCGTGGCTTCGCGATATGATCGATAGACTGGGTATTACGTCTATTTTCGTTACGCATGACCAAGATGAAGCGATCGAAGTCGCGGACCAAATCATGATCATTAACAAAGGGCGCCTAGAGCAGAAAGGCACCCCTTGGGAAATATATAAGAATCCGCAATCGCCGTTCGTTGCCGGGTTTATCGGCGAATCGACGATCGTAGACGACGTCTCTTCCCTGCATGGATTCGGCAATGCTTCCGATTGGCCGGGCACGAAAGCCCTTATTCGTCCGGAGTATGTGGAGGTAGGCAAGGCATCCGATTTCAAGCTGCTGTCGGCAACGGAAAAAGGAAGCGTTAGGCACGTGCATTTCCGCGGCAGCGAATGGTTGGTCGAGGTCGTCGTCGGGGCGTCGCGCCTGGTCACTTACCGGTCGTTGGAGAAGGAAATTCTTCATCCGGGCGACGAGGTCCAAGTATTGATCCATCGCGCATACCTCTTTAACGATAACGATAGCTGGGTAATGGAGAATAAGTTAAAAGAAGATCCGCTGCCGGTTCATATTTAA